A stretch of the Vibrio aquimaris genome encodes the following:
- a CDS encoding YceI family protein — MKKKVFATGLAAFVMWLPFGASAADYVIDTKGAHASINFKVSHLGYSFIKGRFNDFEGDFSYDPKNVSASKISVTVDTTSLDSNHAERDKHIRSGDFINASKFSKATFKSTSVVDKGDGKLEVNGDLNLHGVTKPITIDAQFIGAGADPWGGERAGFDGKVRLELADFKIPVVGSSSYVDMELHVEGIKK; from the coding sequence ATGAAAAAAAAGGTATTCGCTACTGGACTAGCGGCTTTCGTTATGTGGCTGCCATTTGGAGCCAGTGCAGCGGACTACGTTATTGACACTAAAGGTGCTCATGCATCGATCAACTTTAAAGTAAGTCACCTAGGGTATAGCTTTATAAAAGGTCGATTCAATGACTTTGAAGGTGATTTTTCTTATGACCCTAAAAATGTGAGTGCTTCTAAAATATCAGTTACCGTTGATACTACCAGCCTAGACTCTAATCATGCAGAACGAGACAAACATATACGTAGCGGCGATTTCATCAATGCATCAAAGTTCTCCAAAGCGACATTCAAAAGCACAAGTGTTGTCGATAAAGGAGATGGTAAGCTCGAGGTTAATGGCGATTTAAATCTACATGGCGTTACCAAACCAATCACAATAGACGCTCAGTTTATTGGAGCAGGAGCGGATCCATGGGGTGGTGAAAGGGCCGGCTTTGATGGCAAAGTTCGTCTCGAGCTGGCTGATTTTAAAATTCCGGTAGTGGGTTCTTCCAGCTATGTTGACATGGAGCTGCATGTCGAAGGTATCAAAAAGTAA
- a CDS encoding cytochrome b has protein sequence MSSEVKNYNPVTRAIHWTSAVVVTGMFAVGLWMVDLSYYSEWYKTAPHWHKSIGILLAGLTIFRIVWKKATVSPDIEGKPYEVIAAKLVHFLMYLALLTLFISGYLISTEDGRSIDVFDWFAVPSLGALFENQADISGEIHFYCAWALILMAGAHAAAAIKHHVINKDNTLRKMIGALK, from the coding sequence ATGAGTTCAGAAGTTAAAAACTACAATCCAGTTACCAGAGCTATCCATTGGACATCTGCGGTTGTTGTTACCGGTATGTTTGCAGTTGGGCTATGGATGGTTGATTTAAGTTACTACAGTGAATGGTATAAGACTGCGCCTCATTGGCATAAGTCTATCGGGATACTTCTTGCGGGGTTGACCATATTTCGTATCGTATGGAAGAAAGCAACAGTTTCGCCCGATATTGAAGGTAAGCCGTATGAAGTTATCGCCGCCAAGCTGGTCCATTTCTTGATGTACTTAGCCTTGCTGACACTATTTATTTCTGGATACCTAATCTCTACAGAGGATGGGCGAAGTATTGATGTGTTTGATTGGTTTGCAGTCCCAAGCCTAGGGGCATTATTTGAAAATCAGGCTGATATATCTGGAGAAATACATTTCTATTGTGCTTGGGCACTTATTCTGATGGCAGGAGCACATGCTGCGGCTGCGATCAAACACCACGTGATAAACAAAGATAATACTCTACGTAAGATGATAGGAGCTTTAAAATGA